From the genome of Thermococcus chitonophagus, one region includes:
- a CDS encoding type II toxin-antitoxin system VapC family toxin gives MIVIDTSAFSKVLIREEGWEEVVPYLQPEREPYTVEMLITEATNVLWKYVTKYKVFGREKAEELYNAMVELVKEGLLIVEPNSKYLKEALRIAIEREIAVYDALFIAQALSLNAPLVTCDEKQGEKAREIGAEVILIK, from the coding sequence GTGATAGTCATTGATACTTCGGCATTCTCAAAGGTTCTCATTAGGGAAGAGGGCTGGGAGGAAGTAGTTCCCTATCTACAGCCAGAACGAGAACCGTACACGGTAGAGATGCTGATCACTGAAGCGACGAATGTGCTGTGGAAGTACGTTACTAAGTACAAAGTTTTTGGTAGGGAAAAAGCGGAGGAACTTTATAATGCAATGGTTGAGCTAGTTAAGGAGGGGCTTCTAATTGTTGAGCCGAATTCAAAGTATCTAAAGGAAGCCCTAAGGATCGCCATTGAAAGAGAAATTGCCGTTTACGATGCCCTTTTTATAGCTCAAGCGTTAAGTCTCAATGCTCCTCTCGTTACTTGTGATGAAAAGCAGGGGGAAAAAGCCAGAGAGATTGGAGCTGAAGTTATACTTATTAAATGA
- the vapB gene encoding type II toxin-antitoxin system VapB family antitoxin gives MDKLRGEINWSEEIREFIKRRIEEERKRKALERFIGIVKTLPEAPRGAAKNLVRGDRDSH, from the coding sequence ATGGACAAGCTTAGGGGAGAAATTAACTGGAGTGAAGAGATAAGAGAGTTCATAAAAAGGAGGATAGAAGAAGAGAGAAAGCGAAAGGCTCTTGAAAGGTTTATAGGCATAGTGAAGACGCTTCCCGAGGCGCCCAGAGGAGCGGCAAAAAATCTCGTGAGGGGGGATCGTGATAGTCATTGA
- a CDS encoding ATP-binding protein, which produces MLFDPRPKTRREELFDRGEELEELIEATKRYPLTLLLGIRRIGKSSILKVALNELNGIYIDARELYFESGGWISSNSLKKAIERSLNATKPTWRKELAKILRRIEGVKVTGVEIKLSRESSLSEP; this is translated from the coding sequence ATGCTGTTTGATCCGAGGCCAAAAACAAGAAGAGAGGAGTTGTTTGACAGGGGGGAGGAGCTGGAAGAGTTAATTGAGGCAACTAAAAGATACCCTCTAACCCTGCTTTTAGGGATCAGAAGAATTGGAAAATCATCGATCCTTAAGGTTGCCCTAAATGAACTAAATGGCATTTACATAGATGCGAGAGAGCTTTACTTCGAGTCAGGAGGCTGGATAAGTAGCAATTCACTGAAAAAAGCCATAGAAAGAAGCTTAAATGCAACAAAGCCTACATGGAGGAAGGAGTTGGCAAAGATCCTTAGAAGAATAGAGGGGGTTAAAGTAACGGGAGTAGAGATAAAGTTGAGCAGAGAATCGTCTCTTTCTGAGCCTTAA
- a CDS encoding adenosylcobalamin-dependent ribonucleoside-diphosphate reductase has product MAVEKVMKRDGRIVPFDESRIRWAVQRAMWEVGVRDEKKLDEVVKNIVKRINELYDGKIPHIENIQDIVELELMRAGLFEVAKAYILYRKKKAEIREEKKRILNKKELDEIDKRFSINALRVLASRYLKRDENGNIVESPRELFERVAILAVIPDLLYDEKVFDKDGNYEQDLKRVEYYLENFEKFDGKYSIGKYRLNKYHFERMVNLYRELAEKGRMKVSIDEFLSMLERGEFNKYEREIEEYFRLMTNQVFMPNTPALINSGRPLGMLSACFVVPIEDDMESIMKAAHDVAMIQKAGGGTGMNFSKLRPEGDIVGTTTGAACFTGDTRILTDRGFIPIEELVKMNSSPKVVTHKGTKKIVEKYDNGEMEVFRVITEDGYEVKVTKEHKFLVFDEDGNPVLKPLMELKEGDYIYILAPDEFDAPYVELNTNVELKSNGYDVKLPNILDEKLAYLIGIIYADGHIRHYYENGRRKNAKIEIYLNTSEEEIKEKVKRYFVEIFGIKPKEFVRENQHKVTLVIPSTKIVKFLEANGLSKDKSENIRVPELIFRSKPSVMAAFLAGFFDGDGTIDHHYRIAIKSISERFIKEVQLLFMALGIVTSIQEYKPKQNGHRKVYTLRIQTKDMKLKAFEKLTESVKLSKIRGEAVSELKENGKNRKYSFPFNAIYKIRKPEIRARIQNTYKLLSYSSKVTHRAFIRRVLELKDELGLDEEEVEYFTMLSKLYPVRISKIEPLGLQKVYDIQVEDVHLLTGNGIYTSNSGPVSFMHLIDAVSDVIKQGGCVSIDSYVYTDKGLKQLRELVVNPKTEFPIMDAIYSDGKFVDAYMGQIGTQKMYRIWTDLGNYLDATYNELVLTADANGFKWKRVEELQEGDIVVIVAGGWRGERKRLPSIKDLGINVHHNCNTVKTPSELDEKLAEFLGFYIGDGAWNNGRLIFSIGENEKELVDYFLKLGEELFGLKGYVTEMEGKGKGRYYQIVWYSKPLEVWFEKLDFKKKSPARAEIPRLILQSDEKVIAAFLRGLFEADGLVREDGRVSLSTASPELAKQVQLALLGLGIIAKVRESNYPGRYSKNPIYVVSIVDSLSTELFYDKIGFIRPRKKPEFKYSISNVRKIPFGGKLLKDLYEDIKRRDRTRAKEFYKKHRIYFANGKSTKGVSLFMLRRNSQEFPELESLVKNYERYAFARVTRKEIISGEVFHLEVPETESYVVNGILVHNVRRGANMGILEIWHPDIEKFIHAKEKNIGTNVLANFNISVGIWQDFWEALKEGKKYPLINPRTGEVVREVDPKSLFEELAFMAWSKADPGVIFFDVINRRNVLKEAKGGPIRATNPCVVGSTKVLTEKGEIAIEELFTLAKNENIERLEVIEKGVLGRDGEEVAYLSPIKVIASNGRPVEAYVWKVGVKPTIKIVLEDGRELIGDEEHEVKVNGNYVKLKEVKEGDCVEIYGGECRKVISVEKAGEQMVYTLTMKEVHEYVANGIISKNCGEEPLYEYESCNLASINLAKFVKYDENGKPYFDWDEYAYVIQKVAKYLDNSIDVNKFPLPEIDYNTKLTRRIGVGMMGLADALFKLGIPYNSEEGFKFMRKVTEYLTFYAYKYSIEAAKKRGTFPLYEKSGYPKGELPVEGYYHPEIWNLPWDKLVEEIKKYGVRNAMVTTCPPTGSVSMIADTSSGIEPVYALVYKKSVTVGEFYYVDPVFEAELRRRGLYSEELLKKISDNYGSVQGIEEIPEDMQKVFVTALDIHWLDHILAQASIQMWLTDSASKTINMINEATVEDVKAAYLFAYFLGCKGVTVYRDGSLSVQVYSVEGEKKRRFKPKPSEYAKKILLQIVEKEPWIKNFVNIDNILNGRSEQLTFSLQLNKPAPAKVEQRQAKPQEIPEEKIKELLGVVYCPVCYEKEGKLVELKMESGCATCPVCGWSKCVIS; this is encoded by the coding sequence ATGGCAGTTGAAAAAGTGATGAAACGTGATGGCAGGATAGTTCCCTTCGATGAGTCACGTATAAGGTGGGCTGTACAAAGGGCAATGTGGGAAGTGGGAGTTAGGGATGAGAAGAAGCTCGATGAGGTCGTGAAGAATATAGTCAAGAGGATCAACGAGCTCTACGACGGAAAAATACCCCACATCGAAAACATTCAGGATATAGTTGAGCTAGAGCTAATGCGTGCAGGACTCTTTGAAGTAGCTAAGGCTTACATCCTCTACAGGAAGAAGAAGGCTGAAATAAGAGAGGAGAAGAAGAGAATCCTCAACAAGAAAGAGCTGGATGAGATAGACAAGAGGTTCTCAATAAATGCCCTCAGGGTTCTAGCATCGAGGTACCTAAAGAGGGACGAGAACGGCAATATAGTGGAAAGCCCCAGGGAATTATTTGAGAGGGTTGCAATCCTCGCGGTAATTCCAGATCTCCTGTACGATGAGAAGGTCTTCGACAAGGATGGGAACTACGAGCAGGACTTAAAGAGGGTTGAATACTACCTTGAGAACTTCGAGAAGTTTGATGGGAAGTATTCTATTGGGAAGTACAGGCTAAACAAGTACCACTTCGAGAGGATGGTCAATCTTTACAGGGAGCTTGCAGAGAAGGGCAGGATGAAGGTTTCAATTGACGAGTTCTTATCAATGTTGGAGAGGGGAGAGTTTAACAAGTACGAGAGGGAGATAGAGGAGTACTTCAGGCTTATGACAAACCAAGTCTTCATGCCAAACACTCCCGCATTAATTAACTCGGGAAGACCCCTTGGGATGCTTTCAGCCTGCTTCGTGGTTCCAATTGAGGATGACATGGAGAGCATAATGAAAGCTGCTCACGACGTTGCAATGATTCAGAAGGCTGGTGGCGGTACTGGAATGAACTTCTCCAAGCTCAGGCCTGAGGGTGACATTGTTGGAACTACAACTGGGGCAGCATGCTTTACTGGAGATACTAGAATATTGACCGACAGGGGATTCATTCCTATTGAAGAACTCGTAAAAATGAATTCTTCGCCAAAGGTAGTCACTCACAAGGGAACTAAGAAGATAGTGGAGAAATATGACAACGGGGAGATGGAGGTATTCAGAGTTATTACTGAAGATGGATATGAAGTTAAAGTCACAAAGGAGCACAAGTTCTTAGTCTTTGATGAAGACGGTAATCCAGTCCTTAAACCTTTAATGGAACTTAAAGAAGGTGACTATATCTACATCTTAGCGCCTGATGAGTTTGATGCTCCATATGTGGAGCTCAACACGAACGTTGAGCTAAAAAGCAATGGTTATGACGTTAAGCTACCAAATATCCTCGATGAGAAGCTAGCGTATCTAATTGGAATAATCTATGCAGACGGTCATATAAGGCATTACTATGAGAACGGTAGAAGGAAGAACGCGAAGATTGAAATATACCTAAACACGAGCGAAGAGGAAATTAAAGAAAAAGTAAAAAGATATTTCGTGGAGATCTTTGGTATTAAACCAAAGGAGTTTGTTAGAGAGAATCAGCATAAGGTAACACTTGTAATACCTTCTACGAAGATTGTAAAGTTCCTTGAGGCAAATGGGCTTAGCAAAGACAAATCAGAGAACATAAGGGTTCCTGAATTAATCTTCCGGAGCAAGCCAAGCGTTATGGCAGCATTCTTGGCGGGGTTCTTTGATGGAGATGGAACCATAGACCACCATTATAGGATTGCTATTAAGTCTATTTCGGAGCGTTTCATTAAGGAGGTTCAGCTTCTCTTCATGGCACTTGGTATTGTCACGAGCATTCAGGAGTATAAGCCCAAGCAAAATGGTCACAGGAAAGTGTACACCCTAAGAATTCAGACCAAGGACATGAAGCTAAAGGCGTTTGAAAAACTTACTGAGTCAGTTAAGCTTTCGAAGATTAGAGGAGAGGCAGTTTCAGAGTTAAAAGAGAATGGAAAGAACAGGAAGTATTCCTTCCCCTTCAATGCAATCTACAAAATTAGGAAACCAGAAATTCGGGCTAGGATTCAAAATACTTATAAACTCCTTTCATATAGCTCTAAAGTTACACACAGAGCATTTATAAGGAGAGTACTTGAGCTAAAGGATGAGCTTGGCCTTGATGAGGAGGAAGTCGAGTACTTTACAATGCTATCAAAGCTCTATCCAGTAAGGATATCCAAAATAGAACCTCTTGGACTTCAAAAAGTCTATGATATCCAAGTCGAAGATGTCCACCTTCTAACAGGGAACGGCATTTATACGTCCAATAGTGGCCCTGTTTCGTTTATGCACCTCATAGACGCCGTTAGTGACGTCATAAAGCAGGGAGGATGTGTAAGCATAGATTCCTATGTCTATACGGACAAGGGATTAAAGCAACTCAGAGAACTCGTCGTTAACCCTAAGACGGAGTTCCCAATTATGGACGCAATTTACAGCGACGGAAAGTTCGTGGATGCGTACATGGGACAGATCGGAACACAGAAGATGTACAGAATATGGACCGATCTTGGGAACTACCTTGACGCAACGTACAACGAGCTAGTTCTTACCGCCGATGCCAATGGCTTCAAATGGAAGCGCGTTGAAGAGTTGCAGGAGGGGGACATTGTAGTCATCGTGGCTGGTGGCTGGAGAGGGGAAAGGAAGAGGCTTCCCTCAATAAAGGACTTGGGGATCAATGTCCACCACAATTGCAACACCGTTAAAACACCTTCAGAGCTCGATGAGAAACTTGCGGAGTTCTTGGGGTTCTACATAGGGGATGGCGCGTGGAACAATGGAAGGCTGATATTCTCCATTGGGGAGAATGAGAAAGAGCTAGTTGACTACTTCCTTAAACTTGGCGAGGAGCTCTTTGGATTGAAGGGATACGTTACAGAGATGGAAGGAAAGGGGAAGGGTAGATACTATCAGATAGTGTGGTACTCAAAACCCCTAGAGGTGTGGTTTGAAAAGCTCGACTTTAAGAAGAAGAGCCCCGCTAGGGCAGAGATTCCCAGGTTAATACTTCAGTCTGATGAGAAAGTAATAGCGGCGTTCCTCAGAGGGTTATTTGAGGCGGATGGTCTTGTGAGAGAGGATGGTAGGGTATCACTCTCGACGGCATCTCCAGAGCTTGCTAAGCAGGTTCAGCTTGCCCTTCTAGGCCTTGGGATTATAGCCAAGGTTAGGGAATCAAACTACCCTGGCAGGTATTCAAAGAACCCAATATATGTTGTCTCAATCGTCGATAGCTTGAGTACTGAGCTGTTCTATGACAAAATCGGCTTTATAAGGCCCAGAAAGAAACCAGAATTCAAGTACTCAATTAGCAATGTCAGGAAGATACCCTTCGGCGGGAAACTGCTGAAGGATCTGTACGAGGACATCAAGAGGAGGGATAGGACTAGGGCAAAAGAGTTCTACAAGAAGCACAGGATTTACTTTGCTAATGGTAAGTCGACAAAAGGCGTGAGCTTGTTCATGCTGCGGAGAAATAGCCAGGAATTCCCTGAGCTTGAGAGTCTGGTCAAGAATTACGAGAGGTACGCATTTGCTAGGGTCACCAGAAAAGAAATTATTAGTGGAGAAGTGTTCCACCTAGAGGTTCCAGAGACTGAGAGCTATGTCGTCAACGGAATATTGGTCCACAATGTCAGAAGAGGCGCAAATATGGGCATTCTGGAGATTTGGCACCCAGATATCGAAAAATTCATCCATGCTAAGGAAAAGAACATAGGAACGAACGTTTTGGCTAACTTCAACATAAGCGTTGGCATCTGGCAGGACTTCTGGGAGGCCCTTAAGGAGGGCAAGAAGTATCCTCTAATAAACCCCAGGACTGGTGAGGTCGTTAGGGAGGTAGATCCAAAGTCCCTGTTTGAGGAGCTAGCGTTCATGGCTTGGAGCAAGGCCGACCCAGGAGTCATATTCTTCGACGTGATAAACAGGAGAAACGTGCTTAAGGAGGCCAAAGGCGGGCCGATAAGGGCTACCAACCCGTGTGTTGTCGGAAGCACTAAGGTGCTCACGGAGAAAGGAGAGATTGCAATCGAGGAATTATTCACCTTGGCCAAGAATGAAAACATTGAAAGATTGGAGGTCATTGAGAAAGGAGTCTTAGGAAGGGACGGGGAGGAAGTAGCGTATCTGAGCCCCATTAAGGTTATAGCCTCAAACGGAAGGCCAGTTGAGGCTTATGTGTGGAAGGTTGGAGTTAAGCCGACAATAAAGATAGTGCTTGAGGACGGAAGGGAGCTCATAGGAGATGAAGAGCACGAGGTCAAAGTTAACGGTAATTATGTAAAGCTCAAGGAAGTAAAGGAAGGAGATTGTGTTGAAATTTACGGCGGTGAATGCAGAAAGGTCATTAGCGTTGAGAAAGCGGGAGAGCAGATGGTCTACACCCTTACCATGAAGGAAGTCCACGAATACGTAGCCAACGGAATAATAAGCAAGAACTGTGGAGAAGAGCCTCTCTACGAGTACGAATCCTGTAATCTCGCGAGCATAAACCTCGCGAAGTTCGTTAAGTACGATGAAAACGGAAAGCCGTACTTCGACTGGGATGAATACGCTTATGTCATCCAAAAAGTGGCAAAGTACCTCGACAACTCAATAGACGTCAACAAGTTCCCCCTCCCAGAGATCGATTACAACACCAAGCTCACGAGGAGAATCGGCGTTGGGATGATGGGATTGGCTGATGCATTGTTCAAGCTTGGCATCCCCTACAACAGCGAGGAAGGCTTCAAGTTCATGCGCAAGGTCACCGAGTACTTAACCTTCTACGCCTACAAGTACTCGATTGAGGCAGCAAAGAAGAGGGGGACCTTCCCGCTCTACGAGAAGTCAGGCTATCCAAAGGGCGAACTTCCAGTTGAGGGCTACTATCACCCAGAGATCTGGAACTTACCTTGGGATAAATTAGTTGAGGAAATAAAGAAGTACGGCGTTAGAAATGCTATGGTAACAACCTGTCCGCCGACAGGCTCTGTCTCAATGATAGCGGACACCTCAAGTGGAATTGAGCCGGTCTATGCTTTAGTCTACAAGAAATCCGTTACTGTGGGAGAGTTCTACTATGTCGATCCAGTGTTTGAGGCTGAGCTCAGGAGGAGGGGCCTCTACAGTGAAGAACTTTTGAAGAAGATCAGCGACAACTACGGCTCAGTGCAGGGAATAGAGGAGATCCCTGAGGACATGCAGAAAGTATTTGTGACGGCCTTGGACATCCACTGGCTCGACCACATCTTGGCCCAAGCAAGCATTCAGATGTGGCTTACAGATTCCGCAAGTAAAACGATCAACATGATAAATGAAGCTACAGTTGAAGATGTGAAGGCTGCGTACCTCTTCGCGTACTTCCTCGGCTGCAAGGGTGTAACGGTTTACAGGGACGGCTCCCTCTCCGTCCAAGTATATAGTGTTGAGGGTGAGAAGAAGAGGAGGTTCAAGCCAAAGCCTAGTGAATATGCAAAGAAGATCCTTCTTCAGATAGTAGAGAAGGAACCGTGGATAAAGAACTTCGTGAACATAGATAACATACTCAACGGCAGGAGCGAGCAGTTAACTTTTTCACTCCAGCTAAATAAGCCAGCCCCGGCTAAGGTGGAGCAGAGGCAGGCTAAGCCCCAGGAGATTCCAGAGGAGAAGATAAAGGAGCTTCTTGGGGTTGTTTACTGTCCGGTCTGCTACGAGAAGGAAGGAAAGCTGGTTGAGCTGAAGATGGAGAGCGGCTGTGCAACCTGTCCAGTTTGTGGATGGAGCAAGTGCGTTATCTCCTGA
- a CDS encoding STT3 domain-containing protein translates to MKREKYLLIGILTLAIVLRLLPLRFNYMLGYDPYFHLKYIEYSLEKGQWINFFPYAFGPWGMQVHNYHPLGLWMTPGYLSKVLHISPEVAFKLTPLIFGILTLVFLWYGLRKMYNDKVALLGTFLLSVSFAHIMRSCANYYRGDNYMLFWYSLVFLGFSIMFERPKVAYPLILLSLSFSSIFWQAYYPIFVLALVNALMLSIWGFLYGDKTTIKKVAVLVAGTLGSAVLAGILGRYFGYGMFGYDRSLPRQFTIFKVKFLGDAFLTYYIFLALATVAVLAVMLLLKERMSFRMKVAFIGVLALVSLFVLGKFYSGLSTLFKALPISETQRPSIGDFWEAYGLQIFLIPLAVLKFRKPDKWDFLILGTAIALLPMAFIWTRFFFIASIALSMLLALGFSSLKLKKTVATAVVTLVLLASFLHGFYYTYHLKPEMSDNWERALDYLANHSNVNDVVMVWWDYGNWVTYYSTRAPVAQIGPSAFVAKYYLGLVGNRSLMGMGVDYVIVALNYIYKSKAIVETAGLNPKTSGYGLLILYPAGREGGYLRFYGDGVNVLVGKDFIMTVHGQPVLPREVFIEDKSGIKSFRVDQKSDLYVYVNLNYNYAIVTNAKTFNTPMIRLLFTNGTPGYKLVYSDGGIIKVYKFEHPNVAVKREGSKIVMAFSDPVGSKLVVEGFLDNGTMVYRKVFNVKGMEELSLPQDLNGSVVVRYAYIGKYVLDRGVFRIDDLKG, encoded by the coding sequence ATGAAGAGGGAAAAGTACCTGCTCATCGGCATCTTAACCCTAGCCATAGTACTAAGGTTGCTGCCATTGAGGTTTAATTACATGCTCGGCTATGATCCTTATTTTCACCTTAAGTACATAGAGTACTCCTTGGAAAAAGGCCAATGGATAAACTTCTTTCCCTACGCCTTCGGTCCTTGGGGCATGCAGGTTCACAATTACCATCCCCTTGGCCTCTGGATGACCCCCGGTTACCTATCTAAAGTCCTTCATATTTCCCCGGAAGTTGCGTTTAAGTTAACTCCCCTGATATTTGGAATTCTCACCTTGGTCTTTCTGTGGTATGGTCTTCGAAAGATGTATAATGATAAGGTTGCCCTACTTGGAACTTTCCTTCTTTCGGTAAGCTTCGCTCACATAATGAGATCATGTGCTAACTACTACAGGGGAGACAATTACATGCTGTTCTGGTACTCACTCGTGTTCTTGGGGTTTTCCATCATGTTTGAAAGGCCAAAAGTAGCTTATCCACTAATTCTGCTATCTCTATCCTTCTCATCGATATTCTGGCAGGCTTATTACCCAATCTTCGTTCTGGCCCTTGTTAACGCCCTCATGCTCTCGATCTGGGGCTTTCTCTATGGTGATAAAACTACCATTAAGAAGGTAGCAGTCCTTGTAGCGGGAACACTTGGTTCTGCGGTCTTAGCTGGAATCCTTGGGAGGTACTTTGGTTACGGCATGTTTGGCTACGACAGATCACTTCCAAGACAGTTCACGATCTTTAAGGTTAAGTTCTTAGGAGATGCATTCTTGACTTACTATATCTTCCTAGCCTTAGCCACAGTTGCCGTTTTAGCCGTAATGCTACTCCTTAAAGAGAGAATGAGCTTTAGAATGAAAGTGGCCTTTATTGGGGTGCTGGCTCTTGTATCTCTCTTCGTTCTTGGTAAATTTTACTCGGGCCTGAGCACACTATTCAAAGCACTTCCAATCTCTGAAACACAGAGGCCTAGCATAGGGGACTTTTGGGAGGCATATGGGCTTCAGATATTTTTAATTCCTCTAGCCGTGCTTAAGTTCAGGAAGCCAGACAAATGGGACTTTCTTATTCTGGGCACGGCAATAGCTCTGCTTCCAATGGCCTTTATATGGACGAGGTTCTTCTTCATTGCCTCCATTGCCCTCTCAATGCTTCTAGCCCTGGGGTTCTCTTCCTTAAAGCTTAAGAAAACTGTGGCAACGGCTGTAGTTACTTTGGTTCTCCTAGCGTCATTCCTCCACGGCTTCTACTACACCTATCATTTAAAACCGGAGATGAGCGACAACTGGGAGAGGGCTCTTGACTACCTCGCGAACCACTCAAACGTAAACGATGTAGTTATGGTCTGGTGGGACTACGGAAACTGGGTGACGTACTATTCTACGAGGGCTCCCGTTGCCCAGATAGGCCCGAGTGCATTCGTCGCGAAGTACTATCTAGGCCTTGTAGGTAATAGATCCCTCATGGGCATGGGTGTTGACTACGTTATTGTAGCATTGAATTACATCTACAAGTCAAAGGCAATAGTTGAGACTGCGGGGTTAAACCCGAAGACATCCGGCTACGGTCTTCTGATTCTGTATCCTGCAGGGAGGGAGGGGGGCTACCTGAGGTTCTATGGTGATGGTGTAAATGTTCTCGTCGGAAAGGACTTCATCATGACAGTCCATGGCCAGCCGGTTCTTCCCAGGGAAGTTTTCATAGAGGATAAGTCGGGGATTAAAAGCTTTAGAGTGGATCAAAAATCTGATCTGTATGTTTACGTGAACCTAAACTACAACTACGCCATAGTCACGAACGCAAAAACATTCAACACTCCAATGATAAGACTACTCTTCACCAACGGCACTCCTGGATACAAGCTCGTTTACTCGGACGGCGGAATAATCAAGGTGTACAAGTTTGAACATCCAAACGTTGCAGTTAAAAGAGAAGGGAGCAAAATCGTCATGGCATTTTCGGATCCCGTGGGAAGTAAATTAGTGGTAGAGGGCTTCCTAGATAATGGTACCATGGTCTACAGGAAAGTTTTCAACGTGAAGGGCATGGAAGAACTCTCCCTCCCCCAGGATTTAAACGGTAGCGTCGTGGTTAGGTATGCATACATAGGAAAGTACGTTCTTGACAGGGGTGTCTTCAGGATAGATGACCTCAAAGGATAA
- a CDS encoding AEC family transporter: protein MNIPEMLSLILLGYLLRRAIKSERFFYILRRLVNEILFALFVFGNVASKDLSYLLKIKIVFLYVFLVIGISLFASFLYSKLFVKDRKWRGALMVLSSYPNTAALGFPIASLFLDDITPVILYSTTNSLIILPIVTFIAAHYSTGGASVKESFKKALRFPPTLANLLALTLVIAGIRLPDWFLNPIKTVGWTNIPLLLVYFGSRISLGKFSVRKLIEVATFRSLIPFAFVYATLHGYPREIFYAILVEASMPPAIAANAILAQYELKAEEAISVTFVWTLIVIAFFSILAWRW from the coding sequence ATGAACATTCCAGAGATGCTTTCACTGATCCTCCTGGGCTACCTGCTCAGGCGAGCAATAAAGAGCGAGAGGTTCTTCTACATCCTGAGAAGGCTTGTAAATGAAATTCTCTTCGCCTTATTTGTCTTTGGAAACGTCGCTAGCAAAGACCTTTCTTACCTGCTAAAGATAAAGATAGTTTTCCTGTACGTGTTCTTGGTTATAGGAATAAGCCTCTTCGCTTCATTTTTGTACTCAAAGCTGTTTGTAAAAGATAGAAAATGGAGAGGCGCCTTGATGGTTCTCTCCTCCTACCCAAATACCGCAGCTTTAGGATTCCCAATAGCGAGCCTTTTCTTGGATGATATAACTCCCGTGATTCTGTACTCAACGACTAACTCCTTGATAATCCTTCCGATTGTAACCTTTATAGCCGCACACTACTCCACGGGAGGGGCCTCCGTAAAGGAGAGCTTCAAGAAAGCCTTGAGGTTTCCCCCAACGCTTGCCAACCTGCTAGCTTTAACCCTTGTTATAGCTGGGATCAGGTTGCCGGACTGGTTCCTCAATCCCATAAAGACCGTGGGATGGACTAACATCCCTCTGCTCCTCGTGTACTTCGGTTCCAGGATATCTCTGGGTAAGTTCTCCGTAAGGAAGTTAATAGAGGTTGCAACTTTTAGGAGCTTGATACCTTTTGCATTCGTCTATGCAACCCTGCACGGTTATCCCAGGGAGATATTCTATGCGATATTGGTTGAAGCCTCGATGCCACCTGCAATAGCCGCCAACGCAATCTTAGCCCAATACGAACTCAAGGCTGAAGAAGCGATAAGTGTAACCTTCGTGTGGACGCTAATAGTTATAGCCTTCTTCTCCATACTGGCTTGGAGGTGGTGA
- a CDS encoding AAA family ATPase translates to MSLNEVGAVIAIDEAQYLRFYGARGGKEFLALVAYAYDNLESLSFILSGSEVGLLHDFLGIDDYNSPLYGRAYGEVTVEPFSRDLSKEFLRRGFEEAGVKISEEEIEKAVNFLDGIPGWLVEFGYSYIHTKSFEEAMEKVLRKAEAMIIGEVRELEKKSPRYSLILKAISLGLDRWELIKEYIEVRAGEVPNSRLANLLKNLEKMGWIRKEEGRYRIIDPVVRKVISKAL, encoded by the coding sequence CTGAGCCTTAATGAAGTAGGGGCAGTAATTGCAATAGATGAAGCTCAATACCTGAGATTCTACGGAGCGAGAGGTGGTAAAGAGTTTCTAGCGTTAGTGGCATACGCCTACGACAATCTTGAGAGCCTCTCCTTCATACTCTCAGGTTCAGAAGTTGGTTTGCTACACGATTTCCTGGGAATTGATGACTACAACTCCCCACTTTACGGAAGGGCTTACGGGGAGGTCACAGTTGAGCCTTTCTCGAGGGATTTATCTAAGGAGTTCTTGAGGAGGGGATTTGAGGAAGCAGGAGTGAAGATTAGTGAAGAGGAAATAGAAAAGGCAGTTAACTTCCTTGACGGAATCCCCGGCTGGCTCGTTGAATTCGGCTACAGCTACATTCACACTAAAAGCTTCGAAGAGGCTATGGAGAAAGTGCTCAGGAAGGCAGAGGCAATGATTATAGGAGAAGTAAGAGAGTTAGAAAAGAAGAGCCCAAGATACTCCCTAATCCTTAAGGCAATATCCCTGGGCCTAGACAGATGGGAACTAATAAAGGAATACATTGAGGTGAGAGCTGGAGAAGTTCCAAACTCACGGCTCGCCAATCTACTCAAGAACCTCGAGAAGATGGGATGGATAAGGAAAGAAGAGGGGAGATATAGGATAATTGACCCAGTTGTAAGGAAAGTTATTTCTAAAGCTTTATAA